AGTCCCAAGCTTTGTATTCACTATTGAGCTTCCGGACAACTTTGCCAGCCCGAAATCCAATATTTTAACTACTTTGTCTTCTGTTAAAAATATGTTGGAAGGTTTAATGTCCCTGTGGACAATTCCTTTATGGTGGGCTTTCTCAAGTCCATATGCGGCTTGAAGTATAATATCTAAAGCTTCATCAATCTCAAAATGACGCCCGCGCATTGCTTTATCAAGCGTATCCCCTTCATAGCAGTCCATGCAGATAAATATCTGCCCCTCACCGGTTTCCTCAATTTCATGAATGGTACATATATTATTGTGCTGCAGCGATGATGCTGCCTGAGCTTCCAGCATAAATCTTTGCTTTGCCTCCTCATCGCAAGAAAGTTCGGCGGGAAGAAACTTTAGGGCTACCGTACGGTGCAGCTTTGTGTCTTCAGCTTTATAGACCACCCCCATTCCCCCCGAGCCGAGTTTTCCGGTTATCTGGTAATGAGAAATAGTTGATCCGACTGTCATTTTCTTTTGAACCCAAGCCTATGAAATTATATGCATGTTAGGCGTCAATTTCAAGAATTTTGCCCGGGTGAAAATTTCTGTCCCGTCTTAATAACAGCAAAGCCCCGCATGTTTTGCGGGGCTTTGCATTATTGAGGGTACAATCCTTATCTGTTATTTAAGCAGAGTCATTTTTTTGCTCATCTGGAAATCATTTGCTCTCAGCTCATAAATATAAATACCGCTTGGCAAATCCGCGGCATTAAACGTTACTGAATATTTTCCGGCGTTCTGGCTCTCGTTTACAAGCTGTGCCACCTGCCTTCCAAGAATATCATAAACCCTTAAAGTAACCATTCCGGCCTTCGGTATTTCATAGGTAATGAAAGTTGAAGGGTTAAACGGATTAGGGTAATTCTGCACCAGGCTGTAACTGGAAGGAGTAAAATCTCTTACCAGTTCAACTGCAGTAGCTGTCTGTTCTGCCGTTAGAATTATGTAGCTGCTTGCAATTGGCTGCGAGAATGAAATTGTATTTGTAGCAGAATCCAGTTTTCCATTATCAACCGGCGTCCAGCTGTTGGTTGTGCTGTTCCAGTACTGTGCCTTGACTGTCTTCAGGTCATAGTTGCCGCCCTTAAGTTGGTTATTGGTAAAGTGAAGCTGCATCATAACCGGGCTGCCGAATGTAATATGGCCTCCGCACCCTGTCATGCCTCTCATCAGGTTTGTGCCGTTGTAATTAAAGAAGCCAACCTCGTAGGCTGCAAGGACTTTGTTCTTTCCTCCGCTCGGTACACTGCCCGGAAGCACTTCAATTATTTGTCCATACAGGCTGTCGGGCATCTTCATGCCGCCGCCCATCATGCCCCCGTTATTCCAGTCAGCACCCATCTGCATCCACGTTGATGAATCAAAAGGTGAAGTGAATTTCGTCAGTGTATCACTCTTGTGAACCCATCCGCCTCTTAAGCCTCTGCGCACCAGCGTGCTGTCGCGCCACAGCTGCCCGTTGATGGTATATACAATTACCATCTTCATTGCCGACTTTGGCAGAAGCCCGCCTGTTATTGTAACTGAATCCATGTCTTTAGGCCACTGCTGGCCTGCAGGAGGCTGATACCAGAATGGTCCCAGGTTAAGGAAGTAGTCGGGCTTCTGGTCTTTTGTTACGTCAATATAATACAGGTTATAAAGCAGTGTGGTGTCAACCAGTATTCTTCCTTTGAGCGTAACCGATTTAAGGCTGTCGTGCATAAAACCGAAAGCATTGCCGCGGCAGCTGTCTTTCATATGATCCCCCATGTGATCGTTGTCCTTGAGGTTATTCCACGCCGACTCATTGGGATCGCGCCAAAAGGCGCCGTCAATTTCATAGACTATAAGCGCTTTGGTTTTGTTCATTATAGTTCTCTTGCTTAAACCGCCTGTAATTGTAACTGTCTGCCCGTTTACCGGTCTTTTTGCCAGGCTGACACTGCTGTCGGGGTGATACCATACTGGTCCGAAATATAGTATATAATCGGCAGTACTGTCGCCATCCACATCCAGAGAATAAATGCTTGTAGGTTTAACAACACTGTCCGTCATTACTTTTCCGGTAACGGTAACAGTGTTAAGAGAATCGGAACGGAAATGCCCCCTTTGAGCATATGAGCTTGCCGCAAACAGCAGTAAAATAATTATCATTAAGTTTCGCCACGTATAGAACCTCATCTTATCCTCCTCTTTTTTATTCTTTCATCAGTTTCTTTTCTTATTCACAATTTTTATACGACATAGATTCATTTTTTATTTCAATTCCACTGGCACAATTAATAATCTATGACATTTCCCGATTGCTTTAAGTGCATTAATAAAGTGTACAAGGAATGCATAGTGAATTCCATTGCTAAATTGCCTCAAACATTTTATCAATATTAATTGGTACTTTTCTTCGGATTTTTGAGACAGGTTTTTGTTCGTGAAGTGAGGAGTATAAAAATGCCGGCTCTCTGCTCTCAGACGGCCGGCATCATATTGAATACTATCCTTTTTTACTTGCGGCTTCTTTGAGAGATTTCATGTTGCCCTGAGCCTTCATTTCCATCCTGGTGTTCTGAATGGTCTTATTGCTGGAAACAATGTCCGCCTTAAACTTCATCTGATAGCGCATGTCTCCCCCTTTTAAGATCATGTCAATCAGGCCTTTGCCCATTGTCCCTATATTCAGCTCCAGGGGGATCGATACTATAGCCGCCTGCTTTGCAGGCAGGTCAACTACCCCGTCCCTGTTCCCCTTGATCCAGTCGTTATCCTCAAGCTTTACCTGGTAGGAAAGATTTTTGAAACTTATATCAAAAATATTTTTATTCATTATCTCCATTTTTACCAGTATCGTTCCGCCATTAAGCCTTATCTTATCCAGCTTCACCCCCTTGATTTTCATGTCGGGGAAATACATCATCGGCATTAGCTTCGTGAGCGTCAGGTCAAAACGCTTCTTTGGCAGAAGCTTATTTTTAATATAAACCTCTGCATTAAGCTGAAAATAGCCGCTGTCTCTTTTTGCTGCTTCCATCTTTTTCATTATTGCTATCAGCTTCTTAAATTCCACTGAGACAGGAAGCGTTACCTTTGAGACCTTACTTGCCTCAATACGTAAAGCTTTGGAATACCTGCTTTCTGAAATTTGATCGCCCTCAAGAGCGACCGTATAAACCAGGCTGTCAATTTTAATACCTACGGGAGCCGGGTTGTAGATGTAGGCGTTAATGTTTACTTCTGCTGCATCGGACTTGAGATCCACAACCTGAATTTCTGCTTTCCTGAGCTTCGGGAGAAAACGTTCTGAGAGCTGCTTTTCTGAATGTGTAAGCTTTACAGCTAAATAACCGCCGGCGGCAAGAATTGCCAGAATTCCTATTACAATAACTATATACTTAAGTGCCTTCATAAATAACTTTGTACCAATTCATTTTAATAACTCATTAAACAATTAAAAAGGCAGACGAAGGCTGCCTTCTTAAAAAATATGGCAATAATAATTTGATACAAAGACTATTTTAACTGCCCATTCAATTTCAATAATCTTAGGCCCTTTTCAGCCTCCCAGGCACGCTTCTTTCAGGCTTTTCACATAGTCGGTTACAGTCGACATACTCTTTCCCTCTCTTACTTCAAAAAGCTTCTTAATTATGGCGCTTCCTACTATAACGCCGTCAGAAAAAGGCGCTATGCTCCTTATGCTTTCAGGGCTTGATATTCCAAATCCAATCAGCATTTTGTTTTTCTTTATCTTTTTCCGCGTTTCTTCCAGTGCCTGAAGAGTCTCTTTGGAAAAGCTCACTCTTTCCCCTGTTGTTCCATATACACTGACGCAATAGATAAATCCCCGGCTTAACTCATCAGCCTTCACAATTCTTTCTGTTGATGAATATGGGGTCGTAAGCATTACAGTATCCAGCAGTCCGTTGTTCGTTTCATAAAACTCATCATATTCATCAAGTGGAACATCCGGAATTATCACAGCGTCGGCTCCCGCGTTTGAGGCATCTGAAAAAAACTTTTCAAGCCCGTAATTTAATACCGGATTTGCGTAACCCATCAGAACAACAGGCTTTGACGTCCTGCTTTTAATTTTTGAAGTATATTCAAGTACGCACTTAATATTAACCTTATTTTCGAGTGCAATCTGCGATGAATGCTGAATCACAGGCCCGTCTGCAAGAGGGTCGCTGAAGGGAATCCCCAGCTCCAGTATATCAGCACCCGAATCCAGCACGCTTAAAGCCGTATCCGTAAAATTTTCCTTAAACGGGAAACCCGCGGTTAAGAACACAGAAAGCGCCTTTTCATTTCTCTTGTTAACTGCATCTATATGTTGGGATAGGTTCATTATAATTTATCCTCCATGTACCTGATTATGGTGTTAAGATCCTTATCGCCTCTTCCGCTTACGTTGACAACAACAATTTCACCCTTCTTTGTCTTCGGCACAAGGTGTTCCAGGTATGCCACTGCATGCGCGCTTTCCAGTGCCGGGAGTATTCCTTCATACCTCGAAAGATCAATTGTGGCTTTTACTGCTTCATCATCGGTTACTGAAACGTACTGAACCCTATGCTCATCTTTAAGAAAACTGTGCTCGGGCCCGACGCCCGGGTAATCCAGCCCCGCTGAGATCGAGTACACTTCATTTATCTGCCCGTCGCTATCCTCAAGAACATAAGTCCTCATTCCCTGGAATATTGCGTCTTTACCCAGGGTAAGTGAAGCACAATGCTTTCCTGAATCTATTCCAAGCCCTGCTGCCTCAACGCCAATAAGTTTAACGTCTTCATTTAAAAACCTGTAGAACATACCCATTGCATTGCTGCCCCCTCCCACACAGGCAAGTATATAGTCCGGCAGCCTCCCCTCAGCCTTCTGGATCTGGCGGTAGGTTTCATTACCGATCACCGACTGAAAATCCCTCACTATCTGTGGGTACGGATGAGGCCCTACAACAGAGCCGATTATATAATATGTATCCTTGACATTAGCCACCCAGTCGCGTATGGCTTCATTTGTTGCATCCTTCAGTGTCCTGCTGCCGGAGGTAACAGGCCTTACCTCGGCTCCCAGCATTTTCATTCTGTAGACGTTCATCTTCTGGCGCTCAATATCGGTCTCACCCATAAAGATCTCGCACTTAAGACCGAACTTGGCACAGACTGTTGCCGTAGCAACCCCGTGCTGCCCGGCTCCTGTCTCGGCAATAATTCTTTTCTTCCCCAGCCTTTTGGCCAGAAGGATCTGCCCTAAAGTGTTATTCAGCTTATGGGCTCCCGTGTGGCAAAGGTCCTCGCGCTTTAAGTATATTTTTGCCTTCCCGTAGCGCTCGGTCAGCCTTTCTGCAAACGTCAGCGGCGTCTCGCGCCCGTTATAGTTTTTCTGAAGATCATGAAATTCAGAAATAAATTTCTCGTCAGTCTTTACTTTGTTGTAGAGCGCTTCCAGCTCTTCCAGGGCATTTATTAAAGTTTCCGGGACAAACCGCCCTCCATACTTCCCGTATTTGCCCTTACCTTTGGGCTGCTTGTATTCACTGTTATCAATCATTTATTCCACCTTTTATAATTGCTTTCATCTGTAATTATTCAGAAGATTAAAAAATTCTTTCACCTTAGCGTGATCTTTCTTTCCAGGTTCGCTTTCCAGTGAGGAAGATAGATCAACTGCATAAGGCCTTATTGTACTATATATGTAACCTATATTGGAGGCCGATACGCCTCCGGCCAGAATGATTCTGCTTTTAATATCGTCTGGTATTATTTCCCAGTTAAAACTTTTTCCCGTGCCTCCAAGCTGATTGCCCGCAAAGGAATCCAGAAGTGCCCTTGCATTCCTGTATGAATCAAGAATTGAAAAATCAAACCCCTCCTTTATCCTGAAACTTTTTATTGCGGGATACATGATCTTACTTACCTCTTCAGGCTTTTCATCTCCATGCAGCTGTACGGCGCTTAATCCGAGATGCCCGGCAGCCTCGTTTACCCTCTCAGCAGTCTCATTTACAAATACACCTACTGTTTTAGTTTCCGGATTCAGCTTTCCTATTATTTCCCCTGCGGCACTGTATTCAACAAACCTCTGGCTCTTTCTGTAAAAAATAAAGCCCAGCATATCGGCCCCTAAAGCCTCACAGAGCAAAGCATCACGTGCGTTTGTTATACCGCAAACTTTCACCTTCATTTTTTGCACCACTCCCTTAATTCCTTTAAGGCTAAGGCAACATCACTTTTCCTCATTAAATGCTCCCCTACAAGAATGGCTCCGGCTCTGGTATTTTTTATTACTTCAACGCTTTCACGGCTTTGAATCCCGCTTTCAGAAACTATAACAACATCTGAAGGCAATGCACGCGATACATCCGAAGTTGTTTTCAGATCTGTTACAAAATTTTCAAGATTACGGTTGTTGATCCCGATGAGCCTGTTCACGCTGAAATCGATTTTCTCAAGCTGCCTTTCTGAATGAACTTCAAGCAGTACTTCAAGCCCTGCCTCCGTGGCTGCATGTGTGAGTTCCGAGATCTGGCTTTTTGAAAGCGCCTCAGCAATAAGGAGCATTGCATCTGCCCCCTTCGCCTTTGCCTCATATACCTGGAATATGTCTATTATGAAATCTTTCCTTAAAACAGGGATTGTCCTTATCTCTGCTATATCCCTAAGAAAATCAATACTCCCCTGAAAGAACTCTTTATCTGTAAGAACAGAAATTGCACTGGCTCCGTTTTCCATATATGTGTGTGCAATTTCAAGATGATTAAAGTCCTTTCTTATCAGCCCTTTTGAAGGGCTTGCTTTTTTAACTTCAGCGATAATTGATAGATTTTGCTCACTTTCAATTTTGCCCTTTAAGCTTAAAACACTTCTTTCAAAATAAGGCGTTTCCTGAAAGTCCCTCAGGCTGTACCTGCTCCGGAGGCATTTTACTTCTTCTTTTTTTGCTTCAATAATTTTGTCCAGAATACTCATGCTGCTTTTGCTCCAAAGTGTTTGAGGCTGTTCAGCTTTGCCAGAGCTGCTCCGTTTAATATAGATTCCTCTGCGGCCTGTCTGCAGTCCATAAGGTTGTCCGAAAAATCCGCGCAGTAGAGGGCCATAGCGGCATTGGCTGCAATTACATAGAACGCTGAATTCTTCTTCCTCTTTTCAAAAAGGTCCAGTATTATTGCCGCATTGTCCTCAGGTGTATTCCCCCTCAGCTCATCAATTTTTACTTCCGGGTAATCAAAAGTTTCATTTGATATCTCATAAAATGAACCCTTGCCGCCTTTAGAATATTCATAAACGCATGTGGGCTCGGTAAGTGAAATTTCATCAAACCTGTCACCCGTATTAATAAAACACACTTTGTCCATATCCAGGTACATCGCGGCTTTTGAAAGCACTTCGGAGGCATCCTTGTTAAAAACCCCGATTAGCTGCTTTCTTGTCCCGGCAGGATTTGTAAGGGGCCCCAGAAGATTGAACACGGTTTTTATCCCGAGCTCTTTTCTTACAGCGGCGGCATATTTCATTGCAGGATGATAGTTGGGCGCAAACAGAAAGGCTATCCCGACTTCATCAAGCGCCCTGGACGTATCCTCTGCCGGCAAGTTTATGTTTATGCCAAGCTCAAGGAGCACGTCGGCGCTGCCGCACTTGCTGGAAATTGAACGGTTGCCGTGCTTTGCCACTCTTGCACCCGCGCCTGCAACAACAAAAGCCGTAGCTGTTGAAATGTTGAATGTTCCCGAATAATCGCCCCCGGTTCCGCAGACGTCAATAAGATTGCTTGTATCTGTATTAACCTTTATGCTTTTATCCCTCATGGCCTTTGTAAAGCCTGCTATCTCTTCGGGCGTTTCCTTCTTTGCCTTTAAGGCAATCAGAAATCCCGAAAGCTGGGATGTATTAATATTCCCGCTCATTATCTGATCCATAACGTAATAGGACTCATCAAAAGAAAGGTTTTCTTTTGAAATCACTTTTTCCAGGTATTGCTTCATCATAGTTCTAACCAGTTATTAATTATTTTTTTGCCTTCCGTAGTTAATATCGATTCCGGGTGAAACTGTATCCCTTCAACCGGATAGCGTTTATGCCTTACCCCCATAATAATTCCGTCACAGGTTTCAGCCGAGATCTCAAGATCTTCTGACAAGCTTTCTCTTTCGATTATAAGAGAGTGATACCTTGTAGCTTTGAACCTCTGGCTTATGCCCTTAAATATTGTACGCCCGTCGTGCTGAATTTCCGAGGTCTTGCCGTGCATCATTAAAGGAGCTTTGATGATTTTGCACCCGAAACTATAGCCTATTGCCTGATGCCCCAGGCACACGCCGAGAGTTGGAACCTTCCGGCTGAACTTCTCCAGCACCCCCAGTGAAAACCCGGAGTCTTCGGGGCGCCCGGGACCAGGTGATATAACAATCTTATCCGGAGAAATTCTTTTTATCTCCTCTTCATCTATAAAGTCATTCCTTCTTACCGCCAGCTCATGCCCGAAGCTTCCCAAAAGCTGCACAAGGTTGTAAGTGAATGAGTCGTAGTTATCAATTACAAGTATCTTCATCTATCCCTCCAGCATATATTAAGGCACGGCGTAACACTTCTGATTTATTTCTTATCTCTTTTTCCTCAAGCTCCGGAATGCTGTCGGCAACAATTCCTGCTCCTGCCTGCCAGTGTATTTTGCCTCCTCCGGCAAAGAGGGTCCGTATTGCAATGCACATATCCATGTTCCCTGAAAAATCTATGTGCCCTATCGCCCCGGCATAAACGTTCCTACTCTGCCTTTCATACCCTTTTATAAGCTGCATAGCCTTTATTTTCGGCGCTCCTGTTACAGTGCCTGCCGGAAAGCACGCCTTAAGTGCATCCACACAGTCTTTTTCACTATCCAGCTTTCCTTCCACACGTGAGACCATGTGCATTACGTGTGAATACCTCTGCACCGCCATCTGCTGCACAACTCTAATTGAATTAAATTCACATACACGCCCAAGGTCATTCCGCCCCAGGTCCAGGAGCATTACGTGCTCAGCCTGCTCCTTGGGGTCACCTACAAGCTCCTCCTCCAGCTTTTTATCTTCTTCCGGAGTCCCGCCCCTTTTTTTTGTGCCTGCAATTGGCATCGTTTCAACTGTGCGGCTTTTAACTTTTACAAGGTTCTCCGGCGAAGTGCCGATAACGGTTAGCCTGCCTCCGAATTCAAGAAAGTACATATAAGGTGATGGGTTCAGTATTCTTAACGCCCTGTAGACGTTCAGGAGGTCCCCTTCATAGCCCGAAGAAAACCGCTTTGAAAGCACTATCTGGAAAATGTCCCCTTCTGTGATCCTCTTTTTGCTTTCAAGCACAAGAGCCTTAAATTCACTGCTCTCGATGCTCGTTTCAACCTCACCGGTAAGATGGAAATCGGATTTGAAGTCAACTGCCCCTAAAAGCTCTTTCCTTAGTTCCGAAAGCTTCTCCTTTGCCCGATGAAATGCGCTTACAAGGTTTGTACTTCTTTCTACAGGAACATTGGTAATTAAAATGATCTGGTGCTTGTAGTGGTCAAATGCAATCAGCGTTTCATAAAGCCCCAGAATGGAATCCGGGTTTTCACTTTCACATCCCTTAAAA
This genomic window from Ignavibacteria bacterium contains:
- a CDS encoding T9SS type A sorting domain-containing protein, encoding MIIILLLFAASSYAQRGHFRSDSLNTVTVTGKVMTDSVVKPTSIYSLDVDGDSTADYILYFGPVWYHPDSSVSLAKRPVNGQTVTITGGLSKRTIMNKTKALIVYEIDGAFWRDPNESAWNNLKDNDHMGDHMKDSCRGNAFGFMHDSLKSVTLKGRILVDTTLLYNLYYIDVTKDQKPDYFLNLGPFWYQPPAGQQWPKDMDSVTITGGLLPKSAMKMVIVYTINGQLWRDSTLVRRGLRGGWVHKSDTLTKFTSPFDSSTWMQMGADWNNGGMMGGGMKMPDSLYGQIIEVLPGSVPSGGKNKVLAAYEVGFFNYNGTNLMRGMTGCGGHITFGSPVMMQLHFTNNQLKGGNYDLKTVKAQYWNSTTNSWTPVDNGKLDSATNTISFSQPIASSYIILTAEQTATAVELVRDFTPSSYSLVQNYPNPFNPSTFITYEIPKAGMVTLRVYDILGRQVAQLVNESQNAGKYSVTFNAADLPSGIYIYELRANDFQMSKKMTLLK
- a CDS encoding LEA type 2 family protein, yielding MKALKYIVIVIGILAILAAGGYLAVKLTHSEKQLSERFLPKLRKAEIQVVDLKSDAAEVNINAYIYNPAPVGIKIDSLVYTVALEGDQISESRYSKALRIEASKVSKVTLPVSVEFKKLIAIMKKMEAAKRDSGYFQLNAEVYIKNKLLPKKRFDLTLTKLMPMMYFPDMKIKGVKLDKIRLNGGTILVKMEIMNKNIFDISFKNLSYQVKLEDNDWIKGNRDGVVDLPAKQAAIVSIPLELNIGTMGKGLIDMILKGGDMRYQMKFKADIVSSNKTIQNTRMEMKAQGNMKSLKEAASKKG
- a CDS encoding tryptophan synthase subunit alpha is translated as MNLSQHIDAVNKRNEKALSVFLTAGFPFKENFTDTALSVLDSGADILELGIPFSDPLADGPVIQHSSQIALENKVNIKCVLEYTSKIKSRTSKPVVLMGYANPVLNYGLEKFFSDASNAGADAVIIPDVPLDEYDEFYETNNGLLDTVMLTTPYSSTERIVKADELSRGFIYCVSVYGTTGERVSFSKETLQALEETRKKIKKNKMLIGFGISSPESIRSIAPFSDGVIVGSAIIKKLFEVREGKSMSTVTDYVKSLKEACLGG
- the trpB gene encoding tryptophan synthase subunit beta, producing MIDNSEYKQPKGKGKYGKYGGRFVPETLINALEELEALYNKVKTDEKFISEFHDLQKNYNGRETPLTFAERLTERYGKAKIYLKREDLCHTGAHKLNNTLGQILLAKRLGKKRIIAETGAGQHGVATATVCAKFGLKCEIFMGETDIERQKMNVYRMKMLGAEVRPVTSGSRTLKDATNEAIRDWVANVKDTYYIIGSVVGPHPYPQIVRDFQSVIGNETYRQIQKAEGRLPDYILACVGGGSNAMGMFYRFLNEDVKLIGVEAAGLGIDSGKHCASLTLGKDAIFQGMRTYVLEDSDGQINEVYSISAGLDYPGVGPEHSFLKDEHRVQYVSVTDDEAVKATIDLSRYEGILPALESAHAVAYLEHLVPKTKKGEIVVVNVSGRGDKDLNTIIRYMEDKL
- a CDS encoding phosphoribosylanthranilate isomerase, with the translated sequence MKVKVCGITNARDALLCEALGADMLGFIFYRKSQRFVEYSAAGEIIGKLNPETKTVGVFVNETAERVNEAAGHLGLSAVQLHGDEKPEEVSKIMYPAIKSFRIKEGFDFSILDSYRNARALLDSFAGNQLGGTGKSFNWEIIPDDIKSRIILAGGVSASNIGYIYSTIRPYAVDLSSSLESEPGKKDHAKVKEFFNLLNNYR
- the trpC gene encoding indole-3-glycerol phosphate synthase TrpC; protein product: MSILDKIIEAKKEEVKCLRSRYSLRDFQETPYFERSVLSLKGKIESEQNLSIIAEVKKASPSKGLIRKDFNHLEIAHTYMENGASAISVLTDKEFFQGSIDFLRDIAEIRTIPVLRKDFIIDIFQVYEAKAKGADAMLLIAEALSKSQISELTHAATEAGLEVLLEVHSERQLEKIDFSVNRLIGINNRNLENFVTDLKTTSDVSRALPSDVVIVSESGIQSRESVEVIKNTRAGAILVGEHLMRKSDVALALKELREWCKK
- the trpD gene encoding anthranilate phosphoribosyltransferase → MMKQYLEKVISKENLSFDESYYVMDQIMSGNINTSQLSGFLIALKAKKETPEEIAGFTKAMRDKSIKVNTDTSNLIDVCGTGGDYSGTFNISTATAFVVAGAGARVAKHGNRSISSKCGSADVLLELGININLPAEDTSRALDEVGIAFLFAPNYHPAMKYAAAVRKELGIKTVFNLLGPLTNPAGTRKQLIGVFNKDASEVLSKAAMYLDMDKVCFINTGDRFDEISLTEPTCVYEYSKGGKGSFYEISNETFDYPEVKIDELRGNTPEDNAAIILDLFEKRKKNSAFYVIAANAAMALYCADFSDNLMDCRQAAEESILNGAALAKLNSLKHFGAKAA
- a CDS encoding aminodeoxychorismate/anthranilate synthase component II, whose protein sequence is MKILVIDNYDSFTYNLVQLLGSFGHELAVRRNDFIDEEEIKRISPDKIVISPGPGRPEDSGFSLGVLEKFSRKVPTLGVCLGHQAIGYSFGCKIIKAPLMMHGKTSEIQHDGRTIFKGISQRFKATRYHSLIIERESLSEDLEISAETCDGIIMGVRHKRYPVEGIQFHPESILTTEGKKIINNWLEL
- a CDS encoding anthranilate synthase component I, which encodes MKFTDFEKLALQYNLIPVYEVITADLLTPVLAYLKIRQEDRHCFLLESVEGKEALGRYSFIGKDPKKFFFNHGENLTVSEGGKETVIKKNLFDYIRSEMNLRRCPVLDELPFFTGGLVGYIGYENIGLIENVIDFKGCESENPDSILGLYETLIAFDHYKHQIILITNVPVERSTNLVSAFHRAKEKLSELRKELLGAVDFKSDFHLTGEVETSIESSEFKALVLESKKRITEGDIFQIVLSKRFSSGYEGDLLNVYRALRILNPSPYMYFLEFGGRLTVIGTSPENLVKVKSRTVETMPIAGTKKRGGTPEEDKKLEEELVGDPKEQAEHVMLLDLGRNDLGRVCEFNSIRVVQQMAVQRYSHVMHMVSRVEGKLDSEKDCVDALKACFPAGTVTGAPKIKAMQLIKGYERQSRNVYAGAIGHIDFSGNMDMCIAIRTLFAGGGKIHWQAGAGIVADSIPELEEKEIRNKSEVLRRALIYAGGIDEDTCN